TCAAGGAGCTGGTACTTTGAATAGCCTTCCTTCCTCCTCTCCAGCTCCCTCCCCTCCAGGACTATTGCCCTCCTGAAGGGATGCATCTCAACCTCTACGAAAGCCCTGACGAGGTTCTCAACAGTAGCCTCATGAAGTACTATGAGCCCATCGGAGAGCTCCATAATTACTCTCTTATGGACGTGCCCCTTGGGGACCCCTATGATTATTCTTTTCAAGTCCCTGTTCCTTATGAAGAGGATGAACTTCGAGGCTAGGATTTTCACCGCCTCTCTAGCTGGCCCCGAGAGGGGTAGCTCAGCGGCCCTGTTGAGCTCAACCCATCTCACTTCCTTGACTCCTCCTCCAGGCCTCAGTTTCCCGGAGATCGGCTTGCAGAGATAAGTTATGCGGATCTTATCATCATTAGCCTCACTCACATCAATAGCTCTGACGACATCTACATGCAAACCAGTGGAATCAAGTATGATCTCGCTCAGCGAATCTCTAAGGCTCCTTCCAGGCTCAACTGAGTCACCGGGGATCGACCAATCCTTACTACCCTTCTCCCTCACTAGGAGCAGGCGATCCCCCTTGATGACGACGCCCCTCAGCTCCAATGCGAGACTAACCATTAGCCTCTCACTAAGGATGTGAGGGAGGAGAATAGCTTAAGAGATGCGCCTAAGGCCGTAGCGTACTGAGGATCCTCCGGAACAATCAAGCTACCACCGAAAAGCTTTATAGGCTTTTTTATCGCTTCAACTATCTGCTCATAGCTAGCCAGTCCTCCAACTAGGACGATCTTATCTTCCAATCCAACGGACTTAGCTGCGAAGAGGGAAGTAACCCCGATGACCTGCCCCACCATATTAACGAGGGCTGCAGCGATATCCTCTAGCCTAGCGTCATCCACCAGCTTCCCGAAGTTTGAGGCAGTGGCATTGACATCTAACTTCCCCACTGGCCCCCCAACTATATCGCCGACTTTGAGGTCCAGATTATCTGGGCTTCCCCTAGACGCTAGTTCAAGAAGTGACTCTATGGACGATCTACCAAGTAAGAGCTTTCCTAATCCCAGGAGGGTCCCACCTCCGATGCCCGTCCCTCCCAAGTGCCTGACATCGTAGCCGGAGTTCCTCTCCCTGACTTCGACGATCGCGGTCCCCGTACCAGCGCTGGTGACCACGCACTCCCCTAGTTTAGCTAAGAAGGCTCCTCCCCTTCCTATAGCCTCTATCTCATCCACCTCGAAGAGGGGGAGGCCGAGGATGCGTTTGGGGAGAGATCTCACTTTCCCCCCGCTCACGGCAATAGCTCCTACATCATTAACATTCAGCCCTCCTTGAGTCAATATCTTACCTATTGTGCCGGCTGCAGCTGCTAGAGGGTCTGAGGAGATAACTAAGGTCTTCAGGCCAACCCCTCTCTCCGATAGTAGAACTCCCTTTGTGGTAGTACCCCCCATGTCCAGCCCTATGATGTACATCATCTCCCCGCCCTCTTGACGGCATGTACTATAGGGGGAACGAGTATGAGGGCGAATGGGAGCTCCCAAGCGAATGTGACGAATGATATTGTGAGCGCAGCCGCTATAGATAAGGGGGTTAAGCTCTCCTGAAATGGTAGAGGAAAGTACTGGCTCCAGAGGAGGAGGCCTATCCCTATTATCAAGTGTCCCACGGTGAGCCCCAGGGTGGAAGCCACCAAATACCTCCTCACGCTATACTTATTCCCCCCAGCGAGCTTCCCTATTATGTAGAAGCATGTGAAGTTAGATGTGACACCGACCGTCAGGCTTAAGATCGCATTACCATGGGTAGCGATGTCCGATATGAATATCCCTATCGCAGCGGATAGCCCGCCTACGCTCGCTCCATAGAGGCATGATATCGTCGCCGGTATCACTACAGAGGGCCAGAACCTTACCCCATAGAAGGTGAGTCCTAACCAGCTCACGTAACCGACGAGAGCGTACAAAGCTCCCCCTACCGCTGATATGGCGATGTCCCTCAGGTTCATCTCCGATGCTCGATCCATCAGAATTAAAATTTGACTAGAGATTGAGGAGCCTGGAGTTCACCTCCTCACCCTCTAAATCGACTACAGCATAATTTCCTCGCGAGAGAGGTCCCGGATTTATCGCCAAAGTATTCCTTATCCTCTCTATACCCCTTGACTCATGTATGTGACCGCATACGCAGAGCAGGGGGGCTTCCCTCTCTATGTAGTACTTCAAGGATTTGGATCCGACGCTCAGTCCCGATCTTATTCTATCCAGTCCGCTATCGAAGGGAGGAGTATGACTGAGCAGGAGATCCACCTTCCCGAGCTCCTCCAGCATCAGTGAGAGTTCCTCCTCGGTGAACTCGATCCTGGTCATGAAAGGTGATATCAGGCCTCCTCCTACACCGCCGATCGAGTAGCCCCGGAGGTAAGCTTTATTACGGTGTAAGTTGAGGCAACCCTCGAGCTCTCGAATCTCGAGAAGGGGAGCAGGATCCATGTTTCCGGGAACGAAGAATACATTCTCATTGAAATCCCTAATATATCCAAGAATCTTCCTAACATCCTCCATATCACCATTAGAAATATCTCCAGCTAAGAATACAGCATCAAAGCTTTCCCTCTCTAATAAAAGCTTCAGCTTCGGGGATGATGAATGCACATCGGAGATCGCGAGCAATTTCATACCCCTATCTGCCCAATCCCGATTTAAGAATTTTAGGTTGAAATCATGAGGAGGATCCTCAGGATAAATGGAGATATCCCCCTGATGGGATCTGTGGCTTTCGGGTTAATAGATAGGGGGACGAATCTGATACAGGTGAGACCCTCCTCATCTTGCCCTCTATCATGTATATTCTGCTCCACAGATGCCGGACCTAAGTCTAGGACGAGGAGGACAGAGTTCTTAGTGGATCTAAACTACATCATCTCCTGGTTCGAGAGATTAGTTGAGAGTAAAGGGATTAGTGATATTGAGGCCCATATAGATACAGTTGGTGATCCCTTCCTCTACCCCAAGATCGTGGATCTCGTCAAGAGGCTGAGGGATATCCCCGAGGTGAAAGTGATATCCGCTCAGACGCATGGTCCTCTTCTGACTCAGAAACTCATAGGGGAGCTGGAGGGGAGGATCGATAGGATAAACTTAAGCATAGATTCGCTAGAGGAGGGAAAGGCCAAGTACTTAGCTGGGTCGGATTGGTTCAGGATAGATAAAGTAATTGAGGCGGCTAAGAGGGTAGCACAGAGCTCTATAGATCTACTAATAGCGCCTATCTGGGTCCCCGGACTCAACGATGAAGATATCCCTAAGATAATAGAGTTCGCCCTCAGTATAGGAGCCGGGAAGATATGGCCGGCGCTCGGTATCCAGAAGTATGAGGCCTACAGGGGTGGGAGAAAGCCCAAGGGAGTTAAGCCGATAAGCTGGGGTGAATTCTACCGGAAGCTCGCTGAACTTGAGAGGGAGTTCGGTGTGAA
The sequence above is drawn from the Candidatus Korarchaeum cryptofilum OPF8 genome and encodes:
- a CDS encoding NUDIX domain-containing protein, which codes for MVSLALELRGVVIKGDRLLLVREKGSKDWSIPGDSVEPGRSLRDSLSEIILDSTGLHVDVVRAIDVSEANDDKIRITYLCKPISGKLRPGGGVKEVRWVELNRAAELPLSGPAREAVKILASKFILFIRNRDLKRIIIGVPKGHVHKRVIMELSDGLIVLHEATVENLVRAFVEVEMHPFRRAIVLEGRELERRKEGYSKYQLLEVEMSDEEVEDLITRMLGLDVGESED
- the coaW gene encoding type II pantothenate kinase; this encodes MMYIIGLDMGGTTTKGVLLSERGVGLKTLVISSDPLAAAAGTIGKILTQGGLNVNDVGAIAVSGGKVRSLPKRILGLPLFEVDEIEAIGRGGAFLAKLGECVVTSAGTGTAIVEVRERNSGYDVRHLGGTGIGGGTLLGLGKLLLGRSSIESLLELASRGSPDNLDLKVGDIVGGPVGKLDVNATASNFGKLVDDARLEDIAAALVNMVGQVIGVTSLFAAKSVGLEDKIVLVGGLASYEQIVEAIKKPIKLFGGSLIVPEDPQYATALGASLKLFSSLTSLVRG
- a CDS encoding ECF transporter S component, with the translated sequence MNLRDIAISAVGGALYALVGYVSWLGLTFYGVRFWPSVVIPATISCLYGASVGGLSAAIGIFISDIATHGNAILSLTVGVTSNFTCFYIIGKLAGGNKYSVRRYLVASTLGLTVGHLIIGIGLLLWSQYFPLPFQESLTPLSIAAALTISFVTFAWELPFALILVPPIVHAVKRAGR
- a CDS encoding metallophosphoesterase family protein — translated: MKLLAISDVHSSSPKLKLLLERESFDAVFLAGDISNGDMEDVRKILGYIRDFNENVFFVPGNMDPAPLLEIRELEGCLNLHRNKAYLRGYSIGGVGGGLISPFMTRIEFTEEELSLMLEELGKVDLLLSHTPPFDSGLDRIRSGLSVGSKSLKYYIEREAPLLCVCGHIHESRGIERIRNTLAINPGPLSRGNYAVVDLEGEEVNSRLLNL
- a CDS encoding radical SAM protein; this translates as MRRILRINGDIPLMGSVAFGLIDRGTNLIQVRPSSSCPLSCIFCSTDAGPKSRTRRTEFLVDLNYIISWFERLVESKGISDIEAHIDTVGDPFLYPKIVDLVKRLRDIPEVKVISAQTHGPLLTQKLIGELEGRIDRINLSIDSLEEGKAKYLAGSDWFRIDKVIEAAKRVAQSSIDLLIAPIWVPGLNDEDIPKIIEFALSIGAGKIWPALGIQKYEAYRGGRKPKGVKPISWGEFYRKLAELEREFGVKLILSPDDFGIRKVKPVDPRLRKGEILNVKVLGEGWKVGEVLAVARNRVVTVLDSPPVPPGSLIKVRVIRDRDNIYYARFTGGV